A stretch of Pirellulales bacterium DNA encodes these proteins:
- a CDS encoding flagellar hook-basal body complex protein, with translation MGLQSALSTALTGMNAAETSIDVAGNNVANANTVGFKQSKVNFATQFLQTQSIGSAPTDSRGGTNPRQVGLGVKVAEISPEFTQGTIEISSNPLDLAIQGEGFFIVQGSNGGQYYTRNGQFKTNSNNEIVTTTGQRVLGFGVDDNFEIQPTGLQAIQIPLGQAAVAQATENVFFDGKLNAAGDVGTIPEIIQSPVLSDGSKEIPVNTATWSALSRPTESTTVAAGAAPGSVPAGTYSYKVTFIDADGNEGPASRVSGSVTVGAGSTVDLAFIPQPASGSEFTQIRIYRNDGSNTDFTQVGQIATGTTVFVDSAATGTTLLNDTGLDNGGYSYYVTYYNSVSGEESRPTARFGPVTADATTSPRIRLDSLPEPATADFDGIRIYRNLRNSSETFHLVDQISPSQIAAFSGDVSYIDSKPDAVISTGPQINLEGPSISFGLPLVQVVARNGSNYSNLFQEGTLEFTGTKGGRDLAQRTFEITSTTTVQDLLSFMEDTMGVVKTATEDSFPDSINYGGTISGSRLQFVSNMGIENALSVNLSAFQLTPASGIRTSIPLTFSSTQAANGQGASADFVVYDSLGSPLSVRITTVLEQTTGTEATFRWIATSADNDPESGYDTVVGTGIVKTDGKGQVSSVSNDRVAINRVNTPAASPLEFKLDFSQISGLDQSSNELSASRQDGFPAGTLSSFIITETGRIQGVFSNGSSRDLGQIRMARFANNGGLEQVGDNLFAAGVNSGLPIQGDPGANGIGNVTAGAVELSNTDIGENLIELILASTQYRGGARVITSVQELLDELLALRR, from the coding sequence ATGGGTCTGCAATCCGCCTTGAGCACGGCGCTCACCGGGATGAACGCCGCCGAGACGTCGATCGACGTCGCGGGCAATAACGTCGCCAATGCGAACACGGTCGGCTTCAAGCAGTCGAAGGTCAACTTCGCCACGCAGTTCCTGCAAACGCAGTCCATCGGTTCGGCGCCGACCGACAGTCGCGGCGGCACCAACCCGCGGCAGGTCGGCCTGGGCGTCAAGGTCGCGGAGATCTCGCCCGAGTTCACCCAAGGGACGATCGAGATCAGCTCGAACCCGCTCGACCTGGCGATTCAGGGCGAAGGGTTCTTCATCGTCCAGGGCTCCAACGGCGGCCAATACTACACCCGCAACGGCCAGTTCAAGACGAACTCGAACAACGAAATCGTCACGACCACCGGTCAGCGCGTGCTCGGGTTCGGGGTCGACGACAATTTCGAGATCCAACCGACCGGCCTGCAGGCGATCCAGATTCCGCTGGGGCAAGCGGCCGTCGCCCAGGCGACTGAGAACGTTTTCTTCGACGGCAAACTGAACGCCGCGGGAGACGTCGGGACGATCCCCGAGATCATTCAAAGCCCGGTGCTCAGCGACGGATCGAAGGAAATTCCGGTCAACACGGCCACCTGGTCGGCGTTGTCGCGGCCGACCGAATCGACGACCGTCGCGGCCGGCGCCGCCCCCGGCAGCGTGCCCGCGGGGACCTACAGTTACAAGGTCACGTTCATCGATGCTGACGGAAACGAAGGGCCCGCGTCGAGAGTCAGCGGCAGCGTGACGGTGGGAGCCGGCTCGACGGTCGATCTGGCGTTCATCCCGCAACCCGCCTCGGGAAGCGAGTTCACGCAGATTCGCATCTATCGCAACGACGGTTCGAATACGGACTTCACGCAAGTCGGACAAATCGCCACGGGAACGACGGTCTTCGTCGACTCCGCTGCGACGGGGACGACGTTGCTTAACGACACGGGACTCGACAACGGCGGGTACAGTTATTACGTCACGTACTATAACTCGGTCAGCGGCGAAGAGAGCCGGCCCACGGCCCGCTTCGGCCCCGTCACCGCCGACGCCACCACCAGCCCTCGCATCCGGCTCGACAGCCTGCCGGAGCCGGCGACGGCGGACTTCGACGGCATCCGAATCTACCGCAACCTACGGAACAGCAGCGAGACGTTCCATCTCGTCGATCAGATCTCGCCGTCCCAAATTGCGGCGTTCTCCGGCGACGTGTCCTACATCGACAGCAAGCCCGACGCGGTCATCTCGACGGGGCCGCAAATCAATCTCGAAGGGCCGAGCATCTCGTTCGGCCTGCCGCTAGTGCAAGTCGTGGCGCGCAACGGATCAAACTACTCGAATCTGTTCCAAGAGGGGACGCTGGAGTTTACCGGGACCAAAGGGGGACGCGATCTCGCCCAACGTACGTTCGAAATCACCTCGACGACGACGGTTCAGGATCTGCTGTCGTTCATGGAAGACACGATGGGGGTCGTCAAGACGGCGACCGAGGACTCGTTTCCCGACTCGATCAACTACGGCGGCACAATCTCCGGCAGCCGGCTCCAGTTCGTCTCGAACATGGGGATTGAAAACGCGCTGAGCGTCAATCTTTCCGCGTTTCAGTTGACTCCCGCCAGCGGGATCCGCACGTCGATTCCGCTGACGTTCAGCTCGACTCAGGCCGCTAACGGCCAGGGCGCTTCGGCCGACTTCGTCGTGTACGACAGTCTCGGCAGCCCGCTGAGCGTGCGGATCACGACCGTCCTGGAACAGACCACCGGCACCGAGGCCACGTTCCGATGGATCGCCACCTCGGCCGACAACGACCCCGAGTCGGGCTACGATACGGTCGTCGGCACCGGAATCGTCAAGACCGACGGCAAGGGACAAGTCAGCAGCGTGTCGAACGATCGCGTCGCGATCAACCGAGTCAACACCCCGGCTGCTTCGCCGTTGGAGTTCAAGCTCGATTTCTCGCAGATCAGCGGCCTCGACCAATCGTCGAACGAGCTCAGCGCCAGCCGACAGGACGGCTTCCCCGCCGGTACGTTGTCGAGCTTCATCATCACCGAAACGGGCCGTATCCAGGGCGTCTTCTCCAACGGCAGCAGCCGCGATCTGGGACAAATCCGCATGGCCCGATTCGCCAACAACGGCGGTCTGGAGCAAGTCGGCGACAACCTGTTCGCTGCGGGGGTCAACTCGGGCTTGCCGATCCAAGGCGACCCGGGGGCCAACGGCATCGGCAACGTCACCGCCGGCGCCGTCGAACTTTCCAACACCGACATCGGCGAGAACCTCATCGAGCTCATCCTCGCCTCCACCCAATACCGCGGCGGCGCCCGAGTGATCACCTCGGTCCAGGAGTTGCTTGACGAACTCTTGGCTCTGCGGCGGTAA
- a CDS encoding flagellar FlbD family protein, with the protein MIKLTHLDGEAFLLNAELIKYVEQRPDTFITLVSGERIVVAESPEEVLDRTLEYRRTIRLLPDAA; encoded by the coding sequence ATGATCAAACTCACCCACCTCGACGGCGAGGCCTTTCTGCTCAACGCGGAGTTGATCAAGTACGTCGAGCAGCGGCCCGATACGTTCATCACGCTCGTGTCCGGCGAGCGGATCGTCGTCGCGGAATCGCCGGAGGAAGTGCTCGACCGCACGCTCGAGTACCGCCGGACGATTCGACTTTTGCCCGACGCCGCGTAG
- a CDS encoding MotA/TolQ/ExbB proton channel family protein, translating to MDIASLIGLIAALGLVLGSIIIGGGNLAAFIDYPSMMVVIGGSIAAALICFPLGSFFSVFKVTMKVFFYKLDSIPNLIDEIVGLAETARRDGLLALESKLGEIDNQFVVLGVQMAVDGTRPEVMEDILRTEMDAVATRHRDGKAVLDCMGRFAPAFGMIGTLMGLIIMLGDMSDPSKIGAGMAVALLTTLYGAVISNCAFLPFAEKLGYTNKQELLAMDIIIRGIMAIQSGENPRVIEQKLNTFVPPKLRAAKDAA from the coding sequence ATGGATATTGCTTCGCTAATCGGATTGATCGCCGCGCTGGGCCTGGTTCTGGGGTCCATCATTATCGGCGGCGGCAATCTCGCCGCCTTCATCGACTATCCGTCCATGATGGTCGTCATCGGCGGTTCGATCGCCGCAGCCCTGATCTGCTTTCCCTTGGGGAGCTTTTTCAGCGTGTTCAAAGTGACCATGAAGGTCTTCTTCTACAAGCTCGACTCGATCCCCAACCTCATCGACGAGATCGTCGGCCTCGCCGAAACCGCGCGGCGGGACGGCTTGCTGGCCTTGGAGAGCAAACTGGGGGAGATCGACAACCAGTTCGTCGTCCTCGGGGTGCAAATGGCCGTCGACGGCACTCGCCCCGAGGTGATGGAAGACATTCTCCGCACCGAGATGGACGCGGTCGCCACCCGGCACCGCGACGGCAAAGCGGTGCTCGATTGCATGGGTCGGTTCGCTCCCGCGTTCGGCATGATCGGCACGCTGATGGGACTGATCATCATGCTCGGCGACATGAGCGACCCCTCGAAGATCGGCGCCGGGATGGCCGTCGCGCTGCTGACCACCCTCTACGGGGCGGTCATCTCGAATTGCGCGTTCCTCCCCTTCGCCGAAAAGTTGGGATACACCAACAAGCAAGAACTGCTCGCTATGGACATCATCATCCGAGGGATCATGGCGATCCAATCGGGCGAGAACCCGCGGGTCATCGAACAGAAACTCAACACCTTCGTCCCGCCGAAACTGCGCGCCGCGAAAGACGCGGCCTGA
- a CDS encoding OmpA family protein: MAIPEEPAPGVPEWVVTFGDMMSLLLTFFIMLVSMSEIKEDRKYQAMVESFREMFGHEMSSATLIPGDIRPRNSTQQEHVMMMGRAKRKDTHNGGADVKAVVGENDRVQIVRPGDDATAGGVVYFDGNAAEITDEVRKGLDVIIDQISGKPQKLELRGHTTSAPVNPAAGYRDHYDLAFARSRAVRDYFVKQGIESARIRLTAAGATEPIYNGVDPDQLKRNARVQVLMWDERIEDFDALPSSGAGSAP, translated from the coding sequence ATGGCCATCCCAGAAGAACCGGCGCCGGGAGTCCCCGAGTGGGTCGTCACGTTCGGCGACATGATGTCGTTGCTGTTGACCTTCTTCATCATGCTCGTCTCGATGAGCGAGATTAAGGAGGATCGCAAGTACCAAGCGATGGTCGAGTCGTTTCGCGAGATGTTCGGGCACGAGATGTCGAGCGCGACGCTCATTCCCGGCGACATCCGCCCGCGGAATTCGACCCAGCAGGAACACGTCATGATGATGGGACGAGCGAAACGGAAAGATACGCACAACGGCGGCGCCGACGTGAAAGCCGTCGTCGGCGAAAACGACCGCGTGCAAATCGTTCGCCCCGGCGACGACGCCACGGCCGGCGGCGTCGTCTACTTCGACGGCAATGCAGCCGAGATCACCGACGAGGTCCGCAAGGGACTCGACGTGATCATCGACCAGATCTCCGGCAAGCCGCAGAAGCTGGAACTTCGCGGCCACACGACCAGCGCACCGGTCAATCCCGCCGCGGGTTATCGCGATCACTACGATCTGGCGTTCGCCCGCAGCCGGGCGGTTCGCGACTACTTCGTCAAACAAGGGATCGAATCCGCGCGGATTCGGCTCACGGCGGCCGGAGCGACCGAGCCGATCTACAACGGGGTCGATCCCGACCAACTGAAACGCAACGCCCGGGTGCAGGTGCTCATGTGGGACGAACGGATCGAAGACTTCGATGCGTTGCCGAGCTCCGGCGCCGGATCCGCCCCTTGA
- the fliN gene encoding flagellar motor switch protein FliN, giving the protein MADEQIGQDEIEQLLKSAQQAAGGAPPPSPSKAPEAGSDDAALDQSEIERLLAGGAGGQPASKAPAATPRPAPRPAAAVAAAPEPIVSQSDVEALLNKAEAALESFDEPLAPLPRGIKQFEFQDFAGASANPDSATLDLMRDVQLDLTIELGRTHMHLEDVLRLKKGAVVPLDKLAGDPADIYVNGRLVARGEVLVLNDNFCVRVAELVVSDHAA; this is encoded by the coding sequence ATGGCAGACGAACAAATCGGGCAAGACGAAATCGAACAGTTGCTCAAGAGCGCCCAGCAAGCGGCGGGGGGCGCCCCCCCTCCCTCCCCGAGCAAGGCTCCCGAGGCCGGGAGCGACGACGCGGCGCTCGACCAGTCCGAAATCGAACGTCTGTTGGCCGGCGGCGCTGGCGGGCAGCCCGCCTCCAAGGCCCCCGCGGCGACCCCGCGTCCCGCCCCCCGGCCAGCGGCCGCAGTCGCCGCGGCCCCGGAGCCGATCGTCTCGCAAAGCGACGTCGAAGCCCTGCTCAACAAGGCCGAGGCTGCGCTCGAATCGTTCGACGAGCCGCTCGCCCCCTTGCCGCGCGGGATCAAGCAGTTCGAGTTCCAGGATTTCGCCGGCGCGTCGGCCAACCCCGACAGCGCCACGCTCGATCTCATGCGCGACGTGCAACTCGATCTCACGATCGAACTGGGCCGCACCCACATGCACCTGGAAGACGTGCTGCGACTCAAAAAGGGAGCCGTCGTCCCGCTCGACAAACTCGCCGGCGACCCGGCCGACATCTACGTCAACGGCCGCTTGGTCGCCCGCGGCGAAGTTCTGGTGCTGAACGACAACTTCTGCGTCCGCGTCGCGGAGCTAGTCGTCAGCGACCACGCCGCTTGA
- a CDS encoding glycoside hydrolase family 127 protein produces the protein MHIGNNSGILAVIVALATSSAECRAAEEGANHVRRDYPIRPVAATAVRFADEFWAPRLETNRTATIPTSFAKCEETHRRENFLIAAGKSDAAWEGDYGFNDSDIYKVIEGASYALMTRPDPKLDEYLDGLIADVAAAQEPSGYLYTLWTAKKKPANYDRMVVRVREKPFDNLQHDHELYNYGHLYEAAVAHHAATGKRSLLDVAIRTADQLVREFGPGKIESTSGHPEIEVGLVKLYRATGKQEYLDLARYFIDLRGRKTKDRPQLWGEYCQDHAPMLEQDEAVGHAVRALYLYAGVADVAALTGDERYVAVMDRLWRNVVGKKLYVTGGVGATGRGEAFGRNFELPNATAYCETCAQIANVLWNHRLFLLHGDAKYADVMERTLYNGFLSGVALDGTHFFYPNPLASDGGAQRSEWFGCPCCPSNVCRFMPSTPGFVYGVRDDVIYVNLFVAGEATLDVDGGQVVVRQETKYPWDGRIRLTVTPSDPGRELTLKVRVPEWARNIANAEGLYEFADAAPKPARVTLDGEPAWRPADGGYATISREWNGEEIVELDLPMPVRRVIADERVVADRGRTALQRGPLVYCLEHPDVPDGQVSNLVVPDDAPFAPRVEDSLLGGVTVLEGTVTATHYEQHDGERQVAAKPVAVRAIPYYAWAHRGRGQMAVWLPRTLDAADPLPAPTVANRSRVTASPGAQGNLAAVADGRVPRRSIDHEPAFIHWWPRKGEEAWIEYDFTEPVRVTAVEAYWFDDTGLGECRVPAAWKLMLKDEAGEWDEAPGAAEHGCEPDRMNRCEIQPRLARGLRLELTMQPGWSAGVHEVSVETAER, from the coding sequence ATGCACATCGGAAATAATTCAGGAATTCTCGCCGTCATCGTCGCATTGGCGACGAGTTCGGCGGAGTGTCGCGCGGCTGAGGAGGGGGCGAATCATGTGCGGAGGGATTACCCCATTCGACCCGTTGCGGCCACGGCGGTGCGTTTTGCCGACGAGTTTTGGGCGCCGCGGTTGGAGACGAATCGCACGGCGACGATCCCCACCTCGTTCGCCAAGTGCGAAGAAACGCACCGCCGCGAGAACTTCTTGATCGCCGCGGGAAAAAGCGACGCCGCTTGGGAGGGAGACTACGGCTTCAACGACAGCGACATCTACAAAGTGATCGAAGGCGCCTCGTACGCGCTGATGACGCGCCCCGATCCGAAGCTTGACGAGTATCTCGACGGATTGATCGCCGACGTCGCGGCCGCTCAGGAACCAAGCGGATATCTTTACACCCTGTGGACCGCAAAGAAGAAACCCGCCAACTACGATCGCATGGTCGTGCGAGTCCGCGAGAAGCCGTTCGACAACTTGCAGCACGATCACGAACTGTACAACTACGGCCACTTGTACGAGGCGGCGGTCGCCCACCACGCGGCGACCGGGAAGCGGTCGCTGCTGGACGTGGCGATTCGCACCGCGGACCAACTGGTCCGGGAGTTCGGCCCCGGCAAGATCGAGTCGACCAGCGGCCATCCTGAGATCGAGGTCGGGCTGGTCAAGCTGTATCGCGCGACCGGCAAGCAGGAGTACTTGGACCTTGCCCGATACTTCATCGATCTCCGAGGACGCAAGACGAAGGATCGTCCCCAGTTGTGGGGCGAGTACTGTCAGGATCACGCCCCGATGCTCGAACAGGACGAAGCGGTCGGACATGCGGTGCGGGCGCTCTACCTCTACGCGGGAGTCGCCGACGTCGCGGCCCTTACGGGCGACGAGCGGTACGTCGCCGTGATGGATCGGTTGTGGCGCAACGTGGTCGGGAAGAAGCTGTACGTCACCGGCGGCGTCGGCGCCACGGGCCGGGGAGAGGCGTTCGGCCGCAATTTCGAACTCCCCAACGCGACGGCGTACTGCGAGACGTGCGCCCAGATCGCCAACGTGCTGTGGAATCACCGCCTGTTCCTGTTGCACGGCGACGCGAAGTACGCCGACGTCATGGAACGGACGTTGTACAACGGATTTCTGTCGGGGGTGGCGCTCGACGGGACGCACTTTTTTTACCCCAATCCGCTGGCGAGCGACGGGGGGGCCCAACGAAGCGAGTGGTTCGGGTGCCCCTGCTGTCCGTCGAACGTCTGCCGATTCATGCCCTCGACGCCGGGATTCGTGTACGGGGTGCGCGACGACGTGATCTACGTGAACCTGTTCGTCGCGGGGGAGGCGACTCTCGACGTCGACGGCGGCCAAGTCGTCGTCCGGCAGGAGACGAAGTATCCCTGGGACGGTCGGATCCGTTTGACCGTGACGCCGAGCGACCCAGGGCGCGAACTGACGCTCAAGGTGCGCGTCCCCGAGTGGGCCCGCAACATCGCCAACGCCGAGGGGTTGTACGAATTCGCCGACGCTGCGCCCAAGCCGGCGCGGGTGACCCTCGACGGCGAGCCGGCGTGGCGACCCGCGGACGGCGGGTACGCGACGATCTCGCGGGAGTGGAACGGCGAGGAGATCGTCGAACTCGACTTGCCGATGCCGGTGCGGAGGGTCATCGCCGACGAACGGGTCGTCGCCGATCGGGGTCGAACGGCTCTGCAACGCGGGCCGCTGGTGTATTGCCTCGAGCATCCCGACGTGCCGGACGGGCAAGTCTCGAATCTCGTCGTACCCGACGACGCCCCGTTCGCGCCGCGGGTCGAGGACTCGCTCTTGGGGGGCGTGACGGTGTTGGAAGGGACCGTCACGGCGACGCATTACGAACAGCACGACGGCGAGCGCCAAGTTGCAGCCAAGCCGGTCGCGGTCCGCGCGATCCCCTACTACGCTTGGGCCCATCGCGGGCGGGGACAGATGGCCGTATGGCTGCCGCGGACGCTCGACGCGGCCGACCCGTTGCCGGCCCCGACGGTGGCCAATCGCAGCCGCGTCACGGCCTCTCCCGGGGCGCAGGGCAACCTCGCCGCGGTGGCCGACGGTCGCGTCCCGCGACGGTCGATCGACCACGAGCCCGCTTTCATCCACTGGTGGCCCCGCAAGGGGGAGGAAGCGTGGATCGAGTACGACTTCACCGAACCGGTGCGCGTCACGGCGGTCGAAGCGTATTGGTTCGACGACACGGGCTTGGGCGAATGCCGCGTCCCGGCCGCATGGAAGCTGATGCTCAAGGACGAGGCGGGCGAGTGGGACGAAGCTCCCGGCGCCGCGGAGCACGGTTGCGAACCTGATCGGATGAATCGCTGCGAGATCCAACCGAGGCTCGCCCGCGGATTGCGGCTGGAACTGACGATGCAGCCCGGCTGGTCGGCGGGCGTGCATGAGGTGAGCGTGGAGACCGCAGAGCGGTAG
- the proB gene encoding glutamate 5-kinase gives MASVVRQEVVSAADTVVVKVGSRVLAGPDGTLDDARVASIADQIAVQHAAGRRIVLVSSGAVAAGIGRLGLKRRPTNVAELQATAAVGQSRLIESYNKALAVHGLSAAQVLLTAEDLRDRTRYLNVRNTLLAVFRVGAVPIINENDTVSVEELQISFGDNDRLAALVTNLLRAPLLVLLSDVEGVYDRHPLEPGAQVLSTITNLAAARGELVHDTLQVGGLRLSTGGMASKLRAAGIAASAGENVIIAAGRRPDVLTDVLAGEEVGTLILPEGRSIDSRKRWIGWSARPAGKLTLDDGARAAVVAQGRSLLAVGVRGVEGDFVKGDVVSLCDVAGTEFARGLINYAAPEMEKIAGQSTERIADLLGHCPYDEVVHRDNLVLVS, from the coding sequence ATGGCATCGGTCGTGCGTCAAGAAGTCGTGTCCGCCGCGGACACGGTCGTCGTCAAAGTCGGGAGCCGCGTGCTCGCGGGGCCCGACGGCACGCTCGACGATGCGCGCGTCGCGAGCATTGCCGATCAGATCGCCGTGCAGCACGCCGCCGGTCGGCGCATCGTATTGGTCAGCAGCGGGGCTGTGGCCGCGGGGATCGGTCGGCTGGGGCTCAAGCGGCGCCCAACGAACGTCGCCGAGTTGCAGGCGACTGCCGCCGTCGGGCAAAGCCGGCTCATCGAATCGTACAACAAGGCCCTCGCCGTCCACGGGCTGAGCGCCGCGCAGGTCTTGCTCACGGCCGAGGATTTGCGCGATCGCACGCGCTACCTCAACGTGCGCAACACGCTGTTGGCCGTGTTTCGCGTCGGAGCGGTGCCGATCATCAACGAGAACGACACCGTGTCGGTCGAGGAACTGCAAATCAGCTTCGGGGACAACGACCGACTGGCTGCGCTGGTGACGAACCTGCTGAGGGCGCCGCTGTTGGTGCTGTTGTCCGACGTCGAGGGGGTGTACGACCGGCATCCATTGGAGCCGGGAGCGCAGGTGCTGTCGACGATCACCAATCTTGCAGCGGCGCGCGGCGAGTTGGTGCACGACACGCTTCAGGTCGGCGGGCTGCGGCTCAGCACGGGGGGGATGGCGAGCAAGCTGCGCGCCGCAGGGATCGCGGCCAGCGCCGGCGAAAACGTGATCATCGCCGCGGGGCGACGCCCCGACGTTCTGACGGACGTGCTCGCCGGCGAAGAAGTCGGGACGCTCATCTTGCCCGAGGGACGAAGCATCGACAGCCGCAAACGGTGGATCGGCTGGAGCGCTCGACCCGCGGGCAAGCTGACGCTCGACGACGGCGCCCGCGCGGCAGTCGTCGCGCAGGGGCGCAGTCTGCTGGCCGTGGGAGTCCGCGGCGTCGAGGGGGACTTCGTCAAGGGAGACGTCGTGAGCCTGTGCGACGTCGCGGGGACCGAATTCGCTCGGGGGCTGATCAATTACGCCGCCCCCGAGATGGAAAAGATCGCCGGCCAATCGACCGAGCGGATTGCGGATCTGCTCGGCCATTGCCCCTACGACGAAGTCGTCCACCGAGACAATCTGGTGCTGGTAAGTTGA
- a CDS encoding formylglycine-generating enzyme family protein, translated as MSCLDCRSRGLLLPSVRLALVLASGGFTSGFVGAKETPLPSGPGIVDARPAEGPYVEVDGKFMAPYFETIPGTDVTFEMIPIPGGEFLLGSPEDEADRSEDEGPQVRVRIAPMWVGRHEVTWAEYQSYMAMYERFKQFEQLAAASPEHAIIGEHVVPVDADGVAVVDAVTCPTPLYDPSFTYSAGESPEQPAVSMTPFAARQYSKWLSGLTGRDYRLPTEAEWEYAARAGTTTAYSFGDEADGLEDYAWFDDNADYETHPVGGKQPNAWGLHDMLGNVAEWTLDEYAPDQYEQLRGVGAEPVDGARAVRWPTKSYPRAVRGGSWLDTADRLRVAARQASEDDEWKLSDPNAPHSPWWYTEEPATGIGMRVVRPWGGVPAEDRPRVWDAETESIARQVQRRLQEGRGVRGVVDRQLPAAIDAAEKLAQ; from the coding sequence ATGTCGTGCCTTGATTGTCGATCGCGAGGCCTGCTGCTTCCGAGCGTGCGTCTCGCGCTCGTTCTTGCGTCGGGCGGATTCACGAGCGGGTTCGTCGGCGCGAAAGAGACGCCGTTGCCGTCCGGGCCGGGAATCGTCGACGCCCGGCCTGCAGAGGGGCCTTACGTCGAGGTCGACGGCAAGTTCATGGCGCCCTACTTCGAGACGATCCCCGGGACGGACGTCACGTTCGAGATGATCCCGATCCCGGGTGGCGAGTTTCTGCTCGGGAGCCCTGAGGACGAGGCCGACCGCAGCGAGGACGAGGGCCCGCAGGTGCGCGTCCGGATTGCCCCCATGTGGGTCGGCCGACACGAGGTGACCTGGGCCGAGTACCAGTCGTACATGGCGATGTACGAACGGTTCAAGCAATTCGAGCAGCTTGCCGCGGCCTCGCCCGAGCATGCGATCATCGGCGAGCACGTCGTGCCGGTCGACGCCGACGGCGTGGCCGTCGTCGACGCCGTGACGTGCCCGACGCCGCTCTACGATCCGAGCTTCACCTACAGCGCCGGCGAGTCGCCCGAGCAGCCGGCCGTGTCGATGACTCCGTTCGCCGCCCGGCAGTACTCAAAATGGCTCAGCGGCCTGACCGGTCGCGACTATCGCTTGCCGACCGAAGCCGAGTGGGAATACGCCGCCCGCGCGGGAACGACGACCGCGTACTCCTTCGGCGACGAGGCCGACGGGCTCGAGGACTACGCCTGGTTCGACGACAACGCCGACTACGAGACTCACCCCGTCGGCGGGAAACAGCCGAACGCCTGGGGTCTGCACGACATGCTGGGAAACGTCGCCGAATGGACGCTCGACGAGTACGCCCCCGACCAGTACGAACAACTCCGCGGCGTCGGCGCCGAGCCCGTCGACGGCGCCCGCGCGGTTCGCTGGCCGACGAAGTCCTATCCCCGCGCGGTCCGCGGCGGGTCGTGGCTCGACACGGCCGATCGGCTCCGCGTCGCTGCGCGGCAGGCGTCGGAGGACGACGAATGGAAACTTTCCGACCCCAACGCTCCCCACAGCCCCTGGTGGTATACTGAGGAGCCCGCAACCGGCATCGGCATGCGCGTCGTCCGGCCGTGGGGAGGGGTCCCCGCGGAGGATCGGCCTCGCGTTTGGGACGCCGAGACCGAATCGATCGCTCGGCAGGTGCAACGCCGGTTGCAGGAAGGGCGCGGCGTACGCGGGGTGGTCGACCGACAGTTGCCTGCGGCGATCGATGCCGCAGAGAAACTTGCCCAGTAA